In the Plectropomus leopardus isolate mb chromosome 5, YSFRI_Pleo_2.0, whole genome shotgun sequence genome, one interval contains:
- the LOC121942791 gene encoding hyaluronan-binding protein 2-like, whose product MNLKLIFFCLFVAVLLVPAELKHKKHKHRHRDGHGHDHEHHKHEHHKHGKRRGGFKEIIEDIFFSILEGAGDDDDDDDESPSEWLFELQEPEGECNPNPCLNNGVCEEKGKRRFKCDCPRPFRGRRCERGPKHCKRGKCGRGECVLTSTPPFYECKCKVPFQPPKCRTVSLCEPNPCQNGGQCVRDGDDFDCQCPPGYRGRFCHVGPDDCYVEDGESYRGNVSETEDGYECLHWNSHFILERGVDPFSTYEDKDGLGHHNFCRNPDGDEMPWCFYRKGRKLSWDYCDVTECPEPTGVTPTDIVPTNADPTAPKPQSTSPKPIAASKLTTTPTMTEKPSQTPQPSAPPTNVPLPPTKTPLPQQFVTCGQPQPKKSITRIFGGLKVPPGAVPWQVSLQVRPKDSNLAFRHICGGVLIESCWVLTAGHCIEQNKDMQVVMGGLSLDAEESTEQTVKVEEAIRHENYRETQTAVYNDIGLLRLKGSDGVCANETQFVKTACLPDAQLPDGIECKISGWGATEDSVYGSNHLLEANVLLINQDKCSEPDVYGKVLDNTMFCAGHLQGGVDSCQGDSGGPLTCKENNANVIYGVVSWGDQCGRKNKPGVYTRVTNYLNWIKSKIQATSE is encoded by the exons ATGAACCTAAAGCTGATCTTCTTTTGCCTCTTCGTAGCAGTGCTCCTCGTACCTGCTGAA CtgaagcataaaaaacacaaacatcgtCATCGAGATGGCCATGGTCATGATCATGAGCATCACAAACATGAGCACCATAAACATGGCAAAAGGAGAGGaggatttaaggaaattatTGAAG ATATCTTCTTTAGCATCCTGGAGGGAgctggtgatgatgacgatgatgacgatgaaAGTCCTTCAGAGTGGCTTTTTGAACTTCAAGAGCCAGAAG GCGAATGCAACCCAAACCCCTGCCTCAACAACGGAGTGTGTGAGGAGAAAGGCAAGAGGAGATTCAAATGCGACTGTCCAAGACCTTTCAGGGGAAGAAGATGCGAGAGAG GTCCAAAACATTGTAAAAGAGGTAAATGTGGTCGTGGTGAATGTGTGCTGACTTCAACTCCCCCGTTCTATGAATGTAAATGCAAGGTGCCCTTCCAGCCTCCTAAATGCAGAACTG TTTCACTGTGTGAGCCTAATCCATGTCAAAATGGTGGACAATGCGTCAGGGACGGTGATGACTTTGACTGCCAGTGCCCTCCAGGGTACAGAGGACGTTTCTGTCATGTTG GCCCAGATGACTGCTATGTGGAGGACGGAGAGTCATACCGCGGAAATGTGAGTGAGACAGAGGATGGCTATGAATGCCTCCACTGGAACTCTCACTTCATCTTGGAGCGAGGAGTTGACCCCTTCAGCACCTATGAAGACAAAGATGGACTCGGCCATCATAACTTCTGCAG AAACCCAGATGGAGACGAGATGCCCTGGTGTTTCTACAGAAAAGGTCGCAAGTTGTCGTGGgactactgtgatgtcacagagtGTCCTGAACCAACAG GTGTGACGCCAACTGACATTGTCCCTACCAATGCCGATCCCACTGCTCCCAAGCCCCAGTCTACAAGCCCTAAACCTATAGCAGCCTCCAAACTAACCACCACACCCACAATGACTGAGAAGCCCAGCCAGACTCCACAACCTTCTGCTCCCCCCACTAACGTTCCTCTCCCCCCCACTAAAACCCCTTTACCACAACAGTTTGTCACCTGTGGGCAGCCTCAGCCAAAGAAGTCCATTACACGAATATTTGGGGGTTTGAAAGTTCCTCCTGGGGCCGTACCCTGGCAGGTGTCCCTGCAGGTGAGACCGAAGGACTCCAACCTGGCATTCAGACATATATGTGGAGGAGTTCTCATCGAGAGCTGCTGGGTACTGACAGCCGGACACTGCAT CGAACAAAATAAGGACATGCAGGTGGTTATGGGAGGTCTGTCACTGGATGCAGAGGAATCCACAGAGCAAACTGTAAAAGTTGAAGAGGCTATTAGACATGAGAACTACAGAGAGACTCAAACAGCGGTTTACAACGACATAG GCTTATTGAGGCTGAAAGGCTCTGATGGAGTTTGTGCCAATGAGACCCAGTTTGTGAAGACAGCCTGTCTGCCTGATGCCCAGCTGCCTGATGGGATAGAATGTAAAATTTCTGGATGGGGTGCCACTGAGGACT ctgtttaTGGTTCCAACCACCTGCTGGAGGCCAACGTACTGCTGATCAACCAGGACAAGTGCTCTGAACCTGATGTTTATGGCAAAGTCCTGGATAATACTATGTTCTGCGCTGGCCACCTGCAGGGAGGAGTGGATTCCTGTcag GGCGACTCTGGAGGACCGCTGACTTGTAAGGAGAACAATGCGAATGTTATTTACGGCGTGGTGAGTTGGGGAGACCAATGTGGACGGAAGAACAAGCCCGGGGTCTACACACGGGTTACTAACTATCTGAACTGGATCAAGTCGAAGATTCAAGCAACATCTGAATAA
- the LOC121942871 gene encoding E3 ubiquitin-protein ligase TRIM39-like, with amino-acid sequence MGTVEETLKCPVCQDFFTDPVTLPCRHDFCLTCIQAVWETDGSDVGPFFCPECQIFLQSDLTLEVNTSLQAKVKDFTTNRPSTAELQTATPSRESSSTVLCDHCIETSSVAIRTCLTCDASLCQAHALLHQQRSALREHTLVEVTGDPLSLKCREHRDELKLFCMEDRVPVCCLCVLVGTHKNHRASQLHDACKDFKSMLETTMNQLLKRRSEAEHAIKDLETLYTQTVKSAADFREKISDKYSRIRVVLDGDERLMMQIIDAEESYMTEWLEAQRGIMETQIKQIDSLRASSKSLLQETNELQFLQQITALNLCDPLDLAPIQEVNKDLCDLEKLRTVERLVDDLSVALSQHFPRMWSNLSCPALDSKSAHPKLEISQDKKQVYWRREPVSDAPSPRPYDSQYSVLAQESFTSGRHYWEVIVQEKPYWLMGVTTGSADKKDSPSQTSSSVSVNNTSWCIYHGDGQYLACHDTQEKQLSVGKRVKKLGILANLQKGELSFYDADTTTLLHSFCMQCTEPLYPMFNPCIDVNGLNKQPLTLFWIKDPWDWHVNEDEVKK; translated from the exons ATGGGGACTGTTGAGGAAACTTTAAAGTGTCCCGTGTGCCAGGACTTCTTCACGGATCCTGTGACGCTGCCATGCAGACATGACTTCTGTCTCACCTGTATCCAGGCTGTCTGGGAAACAGATGGGTCTGATGTGGGTCCTTTCTTCTGTCCTGAGTGTCAGATTTTCCTCCAGTCTGACCTCACTCTGGAGGTAAACACCAGCCTTCAGGCGAAAGTAAAGGACTTCACCACTAACAGGCCGTCAACAGCAGAGCTACAGACAGCAACACCAAGCAGGGAATCATCTTCCACTGTCCTCTGTGACCACTGCATAGAGACATCATCAGTGGCAATAAGGACGTGTCTGACCTGTGATGCGTCTCTGTGCCAGGCTCACGCCCTGCTGCACCAGCAGAGGTCTGCTCTGAGGGAGCACACACTTGTGGAGGTGACGGGGGATCCGCTGTCTCTGAAGTGCAGGGAGCACCGTGATGAGCTCAAGCTCTTCTGTATGGAGGACAGGGTCCCTGTGTGTTGTCTCTGTGTCCTGGTTGGCACGCACAAGAACCACAGGGCGTCTCAACTCCATGACGCCTGCAAAGACTTCAAG AGCATGTTAGAGACCACCATGAATCAACTGCTGAAGAGGAGAAGTGAAGCAGAACATGCCATCAAGGACTTGGAGACGTTGTATACACAAACAGTG AAGTCTGCTGCAGATTTCCGTGAAAAAATCTCAGACAAGTACAGCAGGATCCGTGTCGTGCTGGATGGTGACGAGCGTCTGATGATGCAAATTATAGACGCAGAGGAGTCATACATGACAGAGTGGCTGGAGGCCCAGAGGGGCATCATGGAGACTCAGATCAAACAGATCGACAGTCTCAGAGCCTCCAGCAAATCACTTCTCCAAGAAACAAATGAGCTGCAATTCCTACAG CAAATCACAGCACTGAATCTTTG CGACCCTTTGGATTTAGCACCAATCCAAGAAGTAAACAAAGATCTGTGTGACCTTGAGAAGCTGAGAACAGTAGAGCGGCTGGTGGATGACCTCTCAGTGGCTCTCTCCCAACACTTTCCCCGAATGTGGTCAA ATCTAAGTTGTCCAGCTCTGGATTCCAAGTCAGCGCATCCGAAACTGGAAATATCCCAGGACAAGAAACAGGTGTACTGGAGAAGGGAGCCTGTCAGTGACGCTCCGAGTCCTCGGCCATATGACTCCCAGTACAGTGTTCTGGCTCAGGAGAGTTTTACTAGCGGCCGGCACTACTGGGAGGTCATCGTCCAGGAGAAACCATACTGGCTAATGGGTGTGACTACTGGGTCAGCTGATAAAAAAGACAGTCCAAGTCAGACTTCctccagtgtgagtgtgaacaaCACATCCTGGTGCATCTACCATGGAGATGGACAGTACTTGGCATGTCATGATACCCAGGAGAAGCAGCTGTCAGTGGGAAAGAGAGTCAAGAAACTGGGCATACTGGCAAATCTCCAGAAGGGGGAGCTGTCATTCTACGATGCTGACACTACCACTCTGCTGCACTCTTTCTGCATGCAGTGCACGGAGCCTCTCTATCCCATGTTTAACCCATGCATTGATGTGAACGGACTCAACAAGCAGCCACTTACTTTGTTTTGGATTAAGGACCCCTGGGACTGGCATGTAAACGAAGACGAggttaaaaagtga
- the LOC121942953 gene encoding delta-1-pyrroline-5-carboxylate synthase-like, which produces MFARLALCSHLPSRIWQSNVCPVSIRAYSKANFPRPHGKSFAHRSELKQAKRIVVKLGSAVVTRDECGLALGRLASIVEQVAMLQNQGREMMIVTSGAVAFGKQRLRHEILLSQSVRQALHSGQNQLKEMSVPVLEARACAAAGQSGLMALYEAMFTQYSTCTAQILVTNLDFHDEQKRRNLNSTLHELLRMNIVPIINTNDAVVPPPVPNSDLQGVNVISIKDNDSLAARLAVEMKADLLIALSDVEGLYDSPPGTDDAKLIDIFYPGDQQSITYGTKSRVGIGGMEAKVKAALWALQGGTSVVIANGTHPKVTGHVITDIVDGKKVGTFFSEVKPAGPTVEQQTEMARHAGRALASLNPEQREEIICSLAELLTEKKDEILSANKRDMELAVSSGRLSQPLIDRLSLSTAKLNSLAIGLRQLAVSSRDSVGRVLRRTRVANNLELEQITVPIGVLLVIFESRPDCLPQVSALAIASGNALLLKGGKEASNTNKILHQLTQEALSIHGVTDAIQLVSTREDVEDLCRLDKMIDLIIPRGSSQLVRNIQRAAKGIPVLGHSEGVCHVYIDSDASIDKAIDVVRDSKCDYPAACNALETLLIHRDLLRTPIFDQIIDMLRTEHVKIHAGPRFASYLTFSPSEVKSLRTEYGDLECCIEVVDSMQDAVDHIHKYGSSHTDVIVTENEETAEQFLQQVDSACVFWNSSSRFADGYRFGLGAEVGISTARIHARGPVGLEGLLTTKWVLRGDGHTVADFSEQGSMKYLHENIPVPQGSFN; this is translated from the exons ATGTTTGCCAGGCTGGCCTTGTGCTCTCATCTGCCATCCAGAATCTGGCAGTCAAATGTCTGTCCAGTGTCCATCAGAGCGTATTCCAAGGCCAATT tccCACGTCCCCATGGGAAGTCATTTGCTCACCGCAGTGAGTTGAAGCAGGCCAAACGTATTGTGGTGAAGCTGGGGAGTGCTGTGGTGACACGTGATGAGTGCGGTCTGGCACTGGGTCGACTGGCTTCAATAGTAGAGCAG gTGGCCATGCTCCAGAATCAAGGCAGAGAGATGATGATTGTCACCAGTGGCGCTGTGGCATTTGGGAAGCAGAGACTGAGACATGAGATCCTGCTGTCTCAGAGCGTCAGACAAGCCCTGCATTCTGGACAGAATCAACTCAAAGAAATG TCAGTCCCAGTTTTGGAGGCAAGGGCATGTGCAGCTGCTGGACAGAGTGGTCTGATGGCATTGTATGAAGCTATGTTCACACAGTACAGTACCTGCACTGCACAA ATTCTGGTCACCAACCTTGATTTCCATGATGAGCAGAAACGTCGCAACCTGAACAGCACGCTTCATGAACTGCTGCGGATGAACATAGTTCCCATCATCAACACCAATGATGCTGTTGTTCCGCCCCCTGTTCCCAACAGTGACCTACAGGGGGTAAAT GTAATAAGCATCAAAGATAATGACAGCTTGGCTGCACGGCTGGCTGTTGAAATGAAGGCGGACCTCCTTATTGCCCTGTCTGATGTTGAAG GCCTATATGACAGTCCCCCAGGAACAGATGATGCCAAACTCATTGATATATTCTATCCTGGAGACCAGCAGTCAATCACGTACGGCACGAAGTCCAGAGTCGGCATTGGCGGCATGGAAGCCAAG GTGAAAGCAGCCCTCTGGGCACTACAGGGTGGGACGTCGGTCGTCATCGCCAACGGCACACATCCTAAAGTCACAGGCCACGTCATCACGGACATTGTTGATGGGAAGAAAGTTGGCACCTTCTTCTCTGAAGTGAAACCTGCAG GTCCAACTGTGGAGCAGCAGACAGAGATGGCCCGACATGCAGGAAGGGCTTTGGCCTCCCTGAACCCTGAACAG AGAGAGGAGATCATCTGCTCTCTTGCTGAGCTGCTTACCGAAAAGAAAGATGAGATTCTAAGTGCCAACAAGAGAGACATGGAGTTAGCCGTATCATCAG GTCGATTGTCTCAGCCTCTGATCGACCGCCTGAGTCTGTCAACTGCTAAGCTCAACAGCCTTGCTATCGGCCTCCGTCAGCTCGCCGTGTCCTCCAGGGATAGCGTGGGTCGGGTGCTGAGGAGAACCAGGGTGGCCAACAACCTCGAGCTGGAACAGATCACAGTCCCCATCGGTGTCCTGCTCGTCATCTTTGAGTCGCGTCCTGATTGTCTCCCACAG gtgTCGGCTCTGGCTATTGCCAGTGGAAATGCTTTGCTCCTGAAGGGGGGTAAAGAAGCTTCCAACACCAATAAAATTCTGCATCAACTCACCCAGGAGGCACTTTCCATTCATGGAGTGACAGATGCCATTCAGCTG GTGAGCACACGTGAAGATGTCGAGGATCTGTGCAGACTAGACAAGATGATTGACCTGATCATTCCAAGGGGCTCATCCCAGCTTGTGCGAAACATCCAGAGGGCAGCTAAGGGGATTCCTGTACTAGGCCACAGCGAGGGCGTCTGTCACGTCTACATAGACAGCGATGCCAGCATAGACAAAGCTATTGATGTTG TCAGGGACTCCAAATGTGACTACCCTGCAGCCTGCAATGCCCTGGAGACACTCCTTATTCACAGAGATTTGCTGAGAACTCCTATTTTTGACCAGATCATTGATATGCTGAGAACAGAACAT GTGAAGATCCATGCAGGCCCCCGGTTTGCATCCTATCTTACTTTCAGCCCATCCGAGGTGAAGTCATTGAGGACGGAGTACGGGGACCTGGAGTGCTGCATTGAGGTGGTAGACAGCATGCAGGACGCTGTGGACCACATTCACAAATACGGCAGCTCCCACACTGATGTCattgttacagaaaatgagGAGACGGCCGAACAGTTTCTGCAGCAGGTGGACAGCGCCTGCGTGTTCTGGAACTCCAGCTCTCGCTTTGCCGATGGCTACCGCTTTGGCCTTG GAGCTGAGGTTGGCATCAGTACGGCAAGAATACATGCCAGAGGTCCAGTCGGTTTGGAGGGGCTTCTTACAACCAAATGGGTCCTAAGAGGGGACGGGCACACTGTGGCTGACTTCTCGGAGCAAGGCAGTATGAAATACCTTCATGAAAACATCCCCGTCCCCCAGGGGAGCTTTAATTAG
- the LOC121942872 gene encoding arginyl-tRNA--protein transferase 1-like: MLKMAGNKSYTIVEYFGGDCGYRCGYCKNDEGNFSHGMWSHTMTVQDYQDLIDRGWRRSGKYVYKPKMNKTCCPQYTIRCHALKFQPTKSHKKILKKINKYISKGELPKIQDDGEPMDSVCEEAGPQEPSKACHSDVTCAAITDIQKELPECPAITEVQKEVADAAPAGSETSRRDPVSVSDERTTAKAPKPGLNHFFPSQTSNENKTPRSLIKSTMVCFLRLSEITRLFRRQVRRKQEGFTMSGQWFSTPP; encoded by the exons ATGCTAAAGATGGCAGGAAACAAGTCTTATACGATAGTTGAATATTTCGGCGGGGATTGTGGCTACCGCTGTGGTTACTGTAAAAACGATGAAGGGAACTTCTCTCACG gGATGTGGTCTCACACCATGACAGTACAAGACTACCAAGACCTCATAGACCGAGGATGGAGAAG AAGTGGGAAATACGTCTATAAGCCCAAAATGAACAAGACATGCTGTCCACAGTACACCATCAG ATGTCATGCACTAAAGTTCCAGCCTACCAAATCCCACAAGAAAATCCTGAAGAAGATTAACAAATACATTTCCAAAGGGGAATTGCCAAAAATACAGGATGATG GGGAGCCAATGGACTCTGTGTGTGAAGAAGCAGGTCCACAGGAACCGAGTAAAGCGTGTCACTCAGACGTGACGTGTGCTGCTATCACAGACATTCAGAAGGAACTGCCAGAGTGTCCTGCTATCACAGAAGTCCAGAAGGAGGTAGCGGATGCCGCACCTGCCGGCTCAGAAACATCAAGAAGGGATCCGGTGTCCGTCTCAGATGAAAGAACAACAGCCAAAGCTCCTAAACCAG GCCTCAACCACTTTTTCCCCTCTCAAACCTCTAATGAGAACAAGACCCCACGCTCATTAATCAAAAG CACCATGGTCTGCTTCCTCAGACTGTCAGAAATAACACGCCTTTTCAGGAGGCAAGTAAGGAGGAAGCAAGAAGGATTTACTATGTCGGGCCAGTGGTTCTCCACTCCCCCCTAA